One window of the Negativicutes bacterium genome contains the following:
- a CDS encoding MFS transporter gives MKAMPSKGNPFSALRYPNFRLFWSGRAISLIGSWIQRASQSWLVLQMTNSPLKLGLVNAAQFLPFIFLSLYAGVLIDRVSKRTVILWTQIGLTIQALILALLVYTHTVQYWHILCLALLQGICTSFDNPARQSMISDIVPREEVLNAVSLNSAIVNGARIVGPAIGGLTMDFFGAALSFLLNAISFLFVIAALLMMKMPVQAANNKPQNTLGAIKEGLSYAIQTPTIRNVLGMVSLTSMFALNLNVLVPVFASQVLHMSATGYGILMSSMGAGAVLGAIALASLSYHGPQTMFIYLGASLVCLLEMTMLLPQTFITASIVMFFIGLTQITYSATCNSTLQLTAPDHLRGRVMSLYSMLNGGVTPFGNTIAGAITEFAGAGFGFFFCGFCGLLCSVFLYSQQRKHANDLPMGKDD, from the coding sequence ATGAAGGCTATGCCCAGCAAAGGAAATCCCTTTTCCGCACTGCGTTACCCCAATTTTCGCTTATTTTGGTCCGGCAGAGCCATCAGTCTGATCGGTTCCTGGATCCAGCGCGCCAGTCAATCCTGGCTGGTTCTGCAAATGACCAATTCTCCCTTAAAACTTGGTTTGGTCAATGCGGCCCAGTTTTTACCTTTTATTTTTCTTTCACTCTACGCCGGCGTTTTGATTGATCGTGTCTCCAAACGCACTGTCATCCTCTGGACGCAGATCGGTTTGACCATTCAGGCACTGATTTTAGCGCTTCTGGTCTATACGCACACAGTACAATATTGGCATATTCTCTGCCTGGCATTGCTGCAGGGAATCTGCACTTCTTTTGATAATCCCGCCCGACAGTCAATGATCAGCGATATCGTCCCCCGTGAAGAGGTGCTGAACGCTGTCTCTCTGAATTCTGCCATTGTCAATGGCGCCCGCATCGTCGGACCGGCGATTGGCGGCTTGACCATGGATTTTTTTGGCGCCGCTCTCTCCTTTCTGCTCAATGCGATCAGTTTTCTCTTTGTCATCGCAGCTTTGCTGATGATGAAAATGCCCGTCCAAGCTGCAAATAACAAACCCCAAAATACGCTGGGAGCTATTAAAGAAGGTCTCAGTTACGCCATTCAAACACCAACCATCCGCAACGTGCTTGGCATGGTCAGCCTGACCAGTATGTTTGCTTTAAATCTCAACGTGCTGGTTCCGGTCTTTGCCAGTCAGGTCCTGCACATGAGTGCCACCGGTTATGGCATCCTGATGTCTTCTATGGGTGCCGGCGCAGTACTGGGAGCGATAGCGCTGGCTTCCTTGTCTTATCACGGACCGCAAACCATGTTTATTTACTTGGGCGCCTCATTGGTTTGCCTTTTAGAAATGACCATGCTTCTACCCCAAACTTTTATCACAGCTTCAATTGTGATGTTTTTTATCGGCTTAACCCAAATCACCTACAGCGCCACCTGCAATTCTACTTTACAGCTGACGGCACCCGATCATCTGCGCGGTCGGGTGATGTCACTCTATTCCATGCTCAACGGCGGCGTCACTCCTTTTGGCAATACCATTGCCGGGGCAATTACCGAATTCGCCGGAGCAGGCTTCGGTTTCTTCTTCTGCGGTTTCTGTGGTTTACTTTGTTCCGTGTTTTTATACAGCCAGCAGCGCAAACATGCCAACGATCTGCCGATGGGAAAAGATGATTAA